A single window of Serinus canaria isolate serCan28SL12 chromosome 14, serCan2020, whole genome shotgun sequence DNA harbors:
- the CCP110 gene encoding centriolar coiled-coil protein of 110 kDa isoform X1 — MKMEDYEIFCRKHLSRIQEEAIKGKISLTVQNKNVSLIQFYGVPVLSPLLSLEKKKEIQQYKEKAVELESRKRESRKKALLTRVQEIVENVQMKKGHSMSGVNTSKAESSCPGLDSKALTDFTALSDINSACTPERLGATDMEKSSELRPSGTAGQMTSNGTEVVKAAEENVSSKPGESRFSEDVPCPRAASPDKVCNKVPSHALQKQEGRVGSPSDEDVQDPCVMSLQNLIKKSREYIEKEQSKRASKSNSKRSTSESHSDKENDGVKTTDSVKERAKLTGRSCTAQTLDKPSLNKSNTLLHCASTHTNSASMSTLSSFSKVDIPMRVGTPPLVDSDSEEELKKNSMFERDSSIVRSLTGSYAKLPSPEPSMSPKMHRRRPRPLSMGHIIINNPVNAYELSPKGKGRTMDLIMQDIADKNNVSESVPKFMVDFTTVCPGRVPGVSRNSLGPCDGLGVGKPNRHSFGLFESRGTVSAMVEGQLVMDSRGPYKVESSPSMVPPKVNEPLAISQSAVTQKILAVNEMKAATLAENTKCNSPMELNKSYDVENPSPLLMQSKDVRQQLDNTPNVSSANEQFPENFEKVKRRLDLDTDNCQKENSSCVLRVGMEEQEKQWLQEQKYPMGSVYITKNAVLENLTKEGILKTNELTFEEVKKRLEEQHAQQLSILIAEQEREQEELKELEEKKRNSKGEKVTTTEIEISKVNINSRMELEWRKKSESGLLESVQSQLETVHNTNSTSIGFAHTTPNTFSSTSETSFYLWGPSGGGVIKTSVCRPSNRIKTRWIQVFSPEIQMKFDKITAVAKGFLTRRLLQTEKLKHLKQTVKDTLEFIKNFQSEAPLKRGSVSAQDASLHERVMVQLRAALYDIHDIFFTMDPSERMNILRHDREVRKEKMLRQLDKVKSPRERMTLSTATQKSLDRKKYMKASEMGIPSKKIIIKQKTPQNRILQPNQGQNAPVHRLLCRQGTSKTSVNGVEQNRRKAAGSRVPNKAISGAYAGRTQRKKPNVVII, encoded by the exons ATGAAGATGGAGGACTATGAAATATTCTGTAGGAAGCATCTTTCCAGAATCCAAGAAGAggcaataaaaggaaaaatctctttgacTGTTCAGAACAAAAATGTCTCCCTCATTCAATTCTATGGAGTTCCTGTGCTTTCCCCTCTG CTTagccttgaaaagaaaaaggaaatacaacAGTATAAGGAGAAAGCAGTGGAGCTAGAGAGCAGGAAACGGGAGTCCCGGAAAAAAGCTTTACTGACTCGTGTTCAGGAGATTGTAGAAAATGTCCAG atGAAGAAAGGACATAGCATGAGTGGTGTGAACACATCGAAGGCTGAGAGTTCTTGCCCTGGTTTGGATTCAAAGGCTTTGACTGACTTCACAGCTCTATCAGATATCAATTCAGCATGTACTCCTGAAAGGCTGGGTGCCACGGACATGGAAAAGTCATCAGAACTTAGACCATCAGGTACTGCAGGGCAAATGACATCAAATGGGACAGAAGTAgttaaagcagcagaagaaaatgtttcttcaaaGCCAGGTGAGAGTCGCTTCTCGGAAGATGTGCCGTGTCCGAGGGCTGCATCTCCTGACAAGGTGTGTAACAAGGTCCCATCTCACGCTCTGCAGAAGCAGGAGGGACGGGTGGGGTCACCATCAGATGAGGATGTGCAAGATCCATGTGTAATGAGTCTTCAGAACCTGATAAAGAAGTCTAGGGAGTACATagagaaagagcagagcaaGCGTGCCTCAAAAAGCAATTCAAAGAGGAGTACAAGTGAAAGTCATTCGGATAAAGAAAATGATGGTGTTAAAACAACCGACTCTGTCAAAGAGAGGGCAAAGCTTACTGGCAGAAGTTGCACTGCTCAGACACTTGATAAACCCAGTCTTAATAAATCAAATACTCTTCTCCACTGTGCCTCTACTCATACAAATAGTGCAAGTATGTCCACTTTATCCAGTTTTTCTAAAGTAGACATACCTATGAGAGTTGGAACACCCCCTTTGGTGGATTCTGATTCAGAGGAGGAATTGAAAAAGAATTCTATGTTTGAGCGTGACAGTAGCATTGTCAGGAGCCTCACAGGCTCTTATGCCAAATTGCCAAGCCCAGAGCCAAGCATGAGCCCTAAAATGCACCGACGGCGCCCAAGACCTTTATCCATGGGACACATCATTATAAACAACCCTGTGAATGCTTATGAGTTAAGTCCTAAAGGTAAGGGTAGAACAATGGATTTAATCATGCAAGATATTGCAGATAAAAACAATGTCTCTGAATCTGTGCCAAAGTTCATGGTGGACTTCACTACAGTCTGTCCTGGCAGAGTTCCTGGTGTCAGCAGGAATTCCTTAGGCCCTTGTGATGGGTTGGGGGTTGGCAAACCAAATCGCCATTCCTTCGGGCTCTTTGAAAGCAGAGGAACGGTGTCGGCCATGGTGGAAGGACAGCTGGTGATGGACAGCAGAGGGCCGTATAAAGTAGAGAGCAGTCCTAGTATGGTACCTCCAAAAGTGAATGAGCCCCTTGCCATCAGTCAGTCTGCAGTGACACAGAAGATCCTGGCTGtgaatgaaatgaaagcagctacTTTGGCAGAAAACACCAAATGTAATTCTCCAATGGAACTCAATAAATCTTACGACGTGGAAAATCCATCTCCGCTACTAATGCAGAGCAAGGATGTGCGACAGCAGCTGGATAATACTCCAAATGTTTCCTCAGCAAATGAGCAGTTCccagaaaattttgaaaaggtAAAACGTAGACTTGATTTGGACACTGACAActgccaaaaagaaaacagttccTGTGTTCTCAGAGTTGGAATGGAAGAACAAGAGAAGCAGTGGTTGCAAGAGCAGAAATATCCCATGGGATCAGTTTACATTACCAAGAATGCAGTCCTTGAAAATCTGACAAAAG aaggtattttaaaaactaatgaGCTGACCTTTGAAGAAGTGAAAAAGAGACTTGAAGAACAGCATGCACAACAACTGTCCATTCTGATAGCTGAACAAGAGAGAGAACAGGAGGAATTGAAG GAactggaagagaagaagagaaattcaAAAGGAGAGAAGGTTACTACAACGGAAATAGAAATTTCCAAAGTGAATATTAACAGCAGGATGGAGTTggagtggaggaaaaaaagtgaaagtgGCTTGCTGGAAAGTGTGCAGTCTCAGCTGGAGACAGTCCATAACACAAACTCCACCAGCATTG gTTTTGCTCATACAACACCCAACACCTTTTCTTCAACAAGTGAAACTTCATTCTATCTCTGGGGACCATCGGGTGGTGGAGTTATAAAAACTTCAGTATGCAGGCCAAGTAATAGGATCAAAACTAGGTGGATTCAG gtTTTCAGTCCAGAGATACAAATGAAGTTTGACAAGATCACAGCAGTGGCAAAGGGATTTCTCACTCGTAGACTCctgcagacagaaaaactgaaacatcTTAAGCAAACTGTAAAA GATACTCTGGAATTCATAAAAAATTTTCAGTCTGAAGCCCCATTGAAAAGAGGAAGTGTGTCAGCACAAGATGCATCCCTTCATGAAAGAGTAATGGTCCAG CTGCGAGCTGCCCTGTATGACATCCATGACATCTTTTTCACCATGGATCCGTCGGAGAGAATGAACATCCTGCGGCACGATCGCGAAGTCCGTAAAGAGAAGATGCTCAGGCAACTG GATAAAGTAAAGAGCCCAAGAGAGCGAATGACACTTTCCACAGCCACACAGAAATCTCTGGACAGGAAAAAGTACATGAA gGCTTCAGAAATGGGAATaccaagtaaaaaaataatcataaaacaaaaaactcctcAAAATCG CATACTTCAACCAAACCAAGGACAGAATGCTCCAGTTCATAGATTGCTCTGCAGACAAGG aaCCTCTAAGACCTCAGTGAATGGGGTTGAGCAAAATAGAaggaaggctgcagggagcagagtgcCTAACAAGGCTATTTCAG GAGCATATGCAGGAAGAACCCAAAGAAAGAAGCCAAATGTTGTGATAATTTAA
- the CCP110 gene encoding centriolar coiled-coil protein of 110 kDa isoform X2, with product MKMEDYEIFCRKHLSRIQEEAIKGKISLTVQNKNVSLIQFYGVPVLSPLLSLEKKKEIQQYKEKAVELESRKRESRKKALLTRVQEIVENVQMKKGHSMSGVNTSKAESSCPGLDSKALTDFTALSDINSACTPERLGATDMEKSSELRPSGTAGQMTSNGTEVVKAAEENVSSKPGESRFSEDVPCPRAASPDKVCNKVPSHALQKQEGRVGSPSDEDVQDPCVMSLQNLIKKSREYIEKEQSKRASKSNSKRSTSESHSDKENDGVKTTDSVKERAKLTGRSCTAQTLDKPSLNKSNTLLHCASTHTNSASMSTLSSFSKVDIPMRVGTPPLVDSDSEEELKKNSMFERDSSIVRSLTGSYAKLPSPEPSMSPKMHRRRPRPLSMGHIIINNPVNAYELSPKGKGRTMDLIMQDIADKNNVSESVPKFMVDFTTVCPGRVPGVSRNSLGPCDGLGVGKPNRHSFGLFESRGTVSAMVEGQLVMDSRGPYKVESSPSMVPPKVNEPLAISQSAVTQKILAVNEMKAATLAENTKCNSPMELNKSYDVENPSPLLMQSKDVRQQLDNTPNVSSANEQFPENFEKVKRRLDLDTDNCQKENSSCVLRVGMEEQEKQWLQEQKYPMGSVYITKNAVLENLTKEGILKTNELTFEEVKKRLEEQHAQQLSILIAEQEREQEELKELEEKKRNSKGEKVTTTEIEISKVNINSRMELEWRKKSESGLLESVQSQLETVHNTNSTSIGFAHTTPNTFSSTSETSFYLWGPSGGGVIKTSVCRPSNRIKTRWIQVFSPEIQMKFDKITAVAKGFLTRRLLQTEKLKHLKQTVKDTLEFIKNFQSEAPLKRGSVSAQDASLHERVMVQLRAALYDIHDIFFTMDPSERMNILRHDREVRKEKMLRQLDKVKSPRERMTLSTATQKSLDRKKYMKASEMGIPSKKIIIKQKTPQNRILQPNQGQNAPVHRLLCRQGSICRKNPKKEAKCCDNLRRQHSLG from the exons ATGAAGATGGAGGACTATGAAATATTCTGTAGGAAGCATCTTTCCAGAATCCAAGAAGAggcaataaaaggaaaaatctctttgacTGTTCAGAACAAAAATGTCTCCCTCATTCAATTCTATGGAGTTCCTGTGCTTTCCCCTCTG CTTagccttgaaaagaaaaaggaaatacaacAGTATAAGGAGAAAGCAGTGGAGCTAGAGAGCAGGAAACGGGAGTCCCGGAAAAAAGCTTTACTGACTCGTGTTCAGGAGATTGTAGAAAATGTCCAG atGAAGAAAGGACATAGCATGAGTGGTGTGAACACATCGAAGGCTGAGAGTTCTTGCCCTGGTTTGGATTCAAAGGCTTTGACTGACTTCACAGCTCTATCAGATATCAATTCAGCATGTACTCCTGAAAGGCTGGGTGCCACGGACATGGAAAAGTCATCAGAACTTAGACCATCAGGTACTGCAGGGCAAATGACATCAAATGGGACAGAAGTAgttaaagcagcagaagaaaatgtttcttcaaaGCCAGGTGAGAGTCGCTTCTCGGAAGATGTGCCGTGTCCGAGGGCTGCATCTCCTGACAAGGTGTGTAACAAGGTCCCATCTCACGCTCTGCAGAAGCAGGAGGGACGGGTGGGGTCACCATCAGATGAGGATGTGCAAGATCCATGTGTAATGAGTCTTCAGAACCTGATAAAGAAGTCTAGGGAGTACATagagaaagagcagagcaaGCGTGCCTCAAAAAGCAATTCAAAGAGGAGTACAAGTGAAAGTCATTCGGATAAAGAAAATGATGGTGTTAAAACAACCGACTCTGTCAAAGAGAGGGCAAAGCTTACTGGCAGAAGTTGCACTGCTCAGACACTTGATAAACCCAGTCTTAATAAATCAAATACTCTTCTCCACTGTGCCTCTACTCATACAAATAGTGCAAGTATGTCCACTTTATCCAGTTTTTCTAAAGTAGACATACCTATGAGAGTTGGAACACCCCCTTTGGTGGATTCTGATTCAGAGGAGGAATTGAAAAAGAATTCTATGTTTGAGCGTGACAGTAGCATTGTCAGGAGCCTCACAGGCTCTTATGCCAAATTGCCAAGCCCAGAGCCAAGCATGAGCCCTAAAATGCACCGACGGCGCCCAAGACCTTTATCCATGGGACACATCATTATAAACAACCCTGTGAATGCTTATGAGTTAAGTCCTAAAGGTAAGGGTAGAACAATGGATTTAATCATGCAAGATATTGCAGATAAAAACAATGTCTCTGAATCTGTGCCAAAGTTCATGGTGGACTTCACTACAGTCTGTCCTGGCAGAGTTCCTGGTGTCAGCAGGAATTCCTTAGGCCCTTGTGATGGGTTGGGGGTTGGCAAACCAAATCGCCATTCCTTCGGGCTCTTTGAAAGCAGAGGAACGGTGTCGGCCATGGTGGAAGGACAGCTGGTGATGGACAGCAGAGGGCCGTATAAAGTAGAGAGCAGTCCTAGTATGGTACCTCCAAAAGTGAATGAGCCCCTTGCCATCAGTCAGTCTGCAGTGACACAGAAGATCCTGGCTGtgaatgaaatgaaagcagctacTTTGGCAGAAAACACCAAATGTAATTCTCCAATGGAACTCAATAAATCTTACGACGTGGAAAATCCATCTCCGCTACTAATGCAGAGCAAGGATGTGCGACAGCAGCTGGATAATACTCCAAATGTTTCCTCAGCAAATGAGCAGTTCccagaaaattttgaaaaggtAAAACGTAGACTTGATTTGGACACTGACAActgccaaaaagaaaacagttccTGTGTTCTCAGAGTTGGAATGGAAGAACAAGAGAAGCAGTGGTTGCAAGAGCAGAAATATCCCATGGGATCAGTTTACATTACCAAGAATGCAGTCCTTGAAAATCTGACAAAAG aaggtattttaaaaactaatgaGCTGACCTTTGAAGAAGTGAAAAAGAGACTTGAAGAACAGCATGCACAACAACTGTCCATTCTGATAGCTGAACAAGAGAGAGAACAGGAGGAATTGAAG GAactggaagagaagaagagaaattcaAAAGGAGAGAAGGTTACTACAACGGAAATAGAAATTTCCAAAGTGAATATTAACAGCAGGATGGAGTTggagtggaggaaaaaaagtgaaagtgGCTTGCTGGAAAGTGTGCAGTCTCAGCTGGAGACAGTCCATAACACAAACTCCACCAGCATTG gTTTTGCTCATACAACACCCAACACCTTTTCTTCAACAAGTGAAACTTCATTCTATCTCTGGGGACCATCGGGTGGTGGAGTTATAAAAACTTCAGTATGCAGGCCAAGTAATAGGATCAAAACTAGGTGGATTCAG gtTTTCAGTCCAGAGATACAAATGAAGTTTGACAAGATCACAGCAGTGGCAAAGGGATTTCTCACTCGTAGACTCctgcagacagaaaaactgaaacatcTTAAGCAAACTGTAAAA GATACTCTGGAATTCATAAAAAATTTTCAGTCTGAAGCCCCATTGAAAAGAGGAAGTGTGTCAGCACAAGATGCATCCCTTCATGAAAGAGTAATGGTCCAG CTGCGAGCTGCCCTGTATGACATCCATGACATCTTTTTCACCATGGATCCGTCGGAGAGAATGAACATCCTGCGGCACGATCGCGAAGTCCGTAAAGAGAAGATGCTCAGGCAACTG GATAAAGTAAAGAGCCCAAGAGAGCGAATGACACTTTCCACAGCCACACAGAAATCTCTGGACAGGAAAAAGTACATGAA gGCTTCAGAAATGGGAATaccaagtaaaaaaataatcataaaacaaaaaactcctcAAAATCG CATACTTCAACCAAACCAAGGACAGAATGCTCCAGTTCATAGATTGCTCTGCAGACAAGG GAGCATATGCAGGAAGAACCCAAAGAAAGAAGCCAAATGTTGTGATAATTTAAGAAGACAACATTCACTGGGATAA